From a single Polyangium spumosum genomic region:
- a CDS encoding PEGA domain-containing protein, with protein sequence MKRFFAALVLSALTCGAGPSFAGPADIDSPEARAYFETGAREYEKGNYANAVRAFEQAYALTSRPGLLFSIAQAYRKQYGNDGKAQNLRLAADYYRRYLAADTTGKRRGDADAAIKDVEAILARLPPEVQSAPAPVEDLSTQISITTQVEDATISIDGGPPRPLEAIEVTPGKHKVLVQAPGYYPEEREVPAMQGRMTALDVPLREMPAFVSITGPTGASVTVDGLPKGALPLQAPLEIEAGVRTLNVSLNGFNTFTTELDLARGKAENVRANLDRTRQRITSFVLIGAGAACAAGGIGMAMYASGAGQDANDKYRKLVQASIDADERDDYLEQRAEYIDYRTYATVALNAAAGLGALAFLLYYFDEPRLGPPRKKDDKGPKRRETPGLQDIALVPALGPGAVGFSFGARF encoded by the coding sequence ATGAAACGTTTTTTTGCGGCGCTCGTCCTCTCTGCCCTCACGTGCGGGGCGGGGCCCTCCTTCGCGGGGCCCGCGGACATCGACTCCCCCGAGGCGCGCGCCTATTTCGAGACCGGCGCGCGGGAATACGAAAAAGGCAATTACGCGAACGCCGTCCGCGCCTTCGAGCAGGCCTACGCGCTCACGTCACGCCCCGGCCTGCTCTTCTCCATCGCGCAGGCGTACCGGAAGCAATACGGAAACGACGGCAAAGCACAGAATTTGCGCCTCGCGGCCGACTATTATCGCCGCTATCTGGCCGCGGACACGACGGGCAAGCGCCGCGGCGACGCCGACGCGGCGATCAAGGACGTCGAGGCGATCCTCGCGCGTTTGCCGCCCGAGGTGCAGAGCGCGCCCGCGCCGGTGGAGGACCTCTCCACGCAGATCTCCATCACCACGCAGGTCGAGGACGCGACGATTTCGATCGACGGCGGCCCGCCGCGCCCGCTCGAGGCGATCGAGGTCACGCCGGGCAAACACAAGGTGCTGGTCCAGGCGCCCGGGTATTATCCCGAGGAGCGCGAGGTGCCCGCCATGCAGGGTCGCATGACGGCGCTCGACGTGCCCTTGCGCGAAATGCCCGCGTTCGTCTCGATCACGGGGCCGACGGGCGCGTCGGTCACGGTGGACGGTTTGCCCAAGGGGGCCTTGCCGCTGCAAGCGCCGCTCGAGATCGAGGCCGGCGTCCGGACGCTCAACGTCAGCCTGAACGGCTTCAACACCTTCACCACGGAGCTCGATCTCGCCCGGGGCAAGGCCGAAAACGTGCGGGCGAACCTCGACCGCACCCGCCAGCGTATCACCTCGTTCGTGCTGATCGGCGCGGGGGCCGCCTGCGCCGCGGGCGGCATTGGTATGGCCATGTACGCGTCGGGCGCAGGCCAGGATGCCAACGATAAGTACCGAAAACTCGTGCAGGCGTCCATCGACGCGGACGAGCGTGACGATTACCTGGAACAGCGGGCCGAGTACATCGATTATCGTACGTACGCGACCGTGGCGCTCAACGCGGCCGCGGGCCTGGGTGCCCTCGCGTTCCTTTTGTATTACTTCGACGAACCACGCCTCGGCCCCCCGCGCAAGAAGGACGACAAGGGGCCCAAGCGCCGGGAGACGCCGGGCCTGCAAGACATCGCCCTCGTGCCCGCCCTCGGCCCCGGCGCCGTGGGGTTCTCGTTCGGCGCTCGATTCTGA